A genomic region of Acipenser ruthenus chromosome 9, fAciRut3.2 maternal haplotype, whole genome shotgun sequence contains the following coding sequences:
- the LOC117405372 gene encoding POU domain, class 3, transcription factor 3-B-like, with protein sequence MATAASNPYLPNNSIHTSGSIVHSDSGGGGMQPGSAAVTSVSVGYRGDPTAKMVQSDFMQGAMAASNGGHMLSHAHQWVTSLPHAAAAAAVAAAEAGSPWSSSPVGMTGSPQHQQQQDIKNNSGRDDLHAGTALHLRPPHLGPHQGHPGAWGATTAAHIPSIAGGQQQQSLIYSQPGGFTVNGMLSPPGSQSLVHPGLVRGDTPELDHGSHHHHHHHQHQHHQQHHGGVNSHDPHSDEDTPTSDDLEQFAKQFKQRRIKLGFTQADVGLALGTLYGNVFSQTTICRFEALQLSFKNMCKLKPLLNKWLEEADSTTGSPTSIDKIAAQGRKRKKRTSIEVSVKGALESHFLKCPKPSAQEITSLADSLQLEKEVVRVWFCNRRQKEKRMTPPGVQQTPDDVYSQVGNGHFLVDYLKDASLTGPNHPSDERMSAASSMFHQVILAH encoded by the exons ATGGCCACTGCGGCTTCCAACCCTTACCTGCCAAACAATAGCATCCATACTTCAGGCTCAATTGTGCACTCCGACTCGGGAGGCGGTGGTATGCAACCTGGCAGTGCTGCTGTTACTTCGGTTTCTGTCGGGTACAGAGGGGATCCAACAGCTAAGATGGTTCAGAGCGACTTCATGCAGGGAGCCATGGCGGCGAGCAACGGGGGCCATATGTTGAGCCATGCCCATCAGTGGGTAACATCCTTGCCCCATGCCGCCGCTGCAGCCGCAGTAGCAGCGGCTGAAGCCGGATCGCCTTGGTCATCCAGCCCCGTGGGGATGACTGGAAGCCCCCAGCATCAGCAGCAGCAAGATATCAAAAACAATTCGGGCAGAGACGATCTGCACGCGGGAACTGCACTGCATCTCAGGCCCCCTCATCTTGGTCCACACCAGGGTCACCCAGGGGCTTGGGGGGCAACGACAGCGGCACACATCCCGTCTATAGCCGGGGGACAGCAGCAACAGTCTCTGATATACTCCCAGCCCGGAGGATTCACGGTGAACGGTATGCTGAGTCCACCGGGGAGCCAAAGCTTGGTGCACCCCGGTTTAGTACGAGGGGACACACCGGAGCTAGATCATGGAagtcaccaccaccaccaccatcatcagCATCAGCACCACCAGCAACATCACGGCGGAGTGAACAGCCACGATCCACACTCCGATGAGGACACACCGACCTCAGATGACTTGGAGCAGTTTGCTAAACAGTTTAAGCAAAGGCGAATCAAGCTGGGCTTCACGCAGGCAGACGTTGGCTTGGCTCTGGGTACCCTCTATGGCAACGTCTTCTCCCAAACCACCATATGCAGGTTTGAGGCGCTCCAACTGAGCTTCAAAAACATGTGCAAGCTCAAGCCTTTGCTAAACAAATGGCTCGAAGAAGCAGACTCCACTACCGGGAGTCCGACCAGCATTGACAAGATCGCAGCCCAGGGCAGAAAGAGAAAGAAGCGCACCTCCATCGAAGTCAGCGTTAAGGGGGCGTTGGAGAGCCACTTCTTGAAGTGTCCAAAACCTTCGGCTCAGGAGATTACTTCTCTAGCGGACAGCCTGCAGTTGGAGAAAGAAGTGGTCAGGGTCTGGTTTTGTAATCGGAGACAGAAAGAGAAAAGGATGACACCCCCGGGAGTGCAGCAGACGCCGGACGATGTGTACTCCCAGGTCGGCAAT GGACATTTTTTAGTAGATTACTTAAAAGATGCAAGTTTAACTGGGCCGAATCATCCGAGTGACGAGAGGATGTCAGCTGCTTCAAGTATGTTCCACCAGGTAATTTTGGCGCACTAA